DNA sequence from the Candidatus Rhodoblastus alkanivorans genome:
CATTCGGGGCAACCGTATCCACGAGGCCGGTATCGCCAGTCAGCCAAAGTACGAGATCCGCGGCAATCACATTCGCCTATACATGAGCGCATCGCAGCCGAAGTTCGAGATCAAGGGCGATAAGATCCACGAGTACCTGAGTGCAGGCTCGGCGATCTATGAAATTCGATAGCGCAGGCGCGTGTAACGTGCTCGCGCCCCTTGCCGCCGATCTCGTGCCGGCCATCGTTGTGGTAGGCGGCGAGCGCGGCTTTTTTAAATGTGTGAGGCGCCGCCCTGCCGGCCTCAAAGGCTTCCTTGGGCGTATCCTCCCTAGACTTGGGCCGTTGGCGTCAGAGCCGACGGTCTTTTTTCCCGTCTCGGGCTTACAAAATCCCCCAGGCGCGATAGCGCCGCCGCCCAGTCAGCTCGCGCAGCCCTAGTTCGGCGATGAGGTTCTGATTTCCGCGGTCGGGGCGCGGGCGTCCATCTGGGCGTCATGCAGAACGAGGTCTTCGAGATGCGCCAGCGCGCCCTTGACCGCAAAGGGGGCGTTGCCGCGTCTCCCCGCAGAAGGGGGTGCGCCGGCGACATTGGGGCCGGCCAGGGGGAAGGCTTTCCCCCCGTATCCCCTGGCGTGTTCAGGGTTTCAGGTGTGAATAGGCAGTTCACTGTGACCCCTCCGGCGCCCAAGGAATCAATAGCTTTGGAAGCCGATCGGCGTCGAAACACATCGCCGTTTTTTTTACGCCCAAGGCTTGAGTCGATCACCGACATGCCTCAGTTTGCCACCAAAGGAGAGCAAAAATGTTTGGCTGGTGGCGGCGTCGAAAGGAATTGCATGCCCACGTCGACGCCGACGCCACGGCCATGATCGCGGAGTTCGGCGCCTCCGCCTACCACGTCGCACGGGACCGCGCCCTTGAGCAGCGTCTTCACAAGATCGTCGACGCCGAACGGACGCCAGAGCACTGGAACCTTGTGCGCTTCGAAATCCGGAAGAGGACAGGACGGCAGGACGCAGACACGGCGACGAGATATCTTGAGGACGGCGGATGAGCCACGTCATCCGATCCGAGGTCACGGTCGCGAAGCTGGCCGAACATGGCATCGACTCCGTCGATGCGTTTTGCGAGAAATGCGGGAATTCGTGGCGGGCGCCGATCCACATTCTACCGCCTGCCACGACCCTCGCCAAGATCGCCGCGCTCATGGCCTGCCCGAAATGCGGCGGGCGCAATGTCGATGTCACTCCCGCCTCGCGAGAAGAACGCCCGACCGGTCATTGAACGTTTGGCGCGAGGGCGACGATCGTTGCTCTGCACGGGTACGACAGCGATTCCGAATTCAATTCGCGGCATTCAATTGCGGTGGCCGCGGGGGTCGCCGTTGCTCCAATGCGTCTTCGCCAGGAACTCGTCGAGTTTGACGATCAGCGCTTCCATATGGCGTTGAGCTTCCTTCGCGTGAACCGCACCGTGGATCTGGATTTCGAGCAGCGCGAATTCTGCTTCGACGCGCGCAATTTCGATCATCTCGCGCAGTTCCTCGTCCATTTCGGCCGGCTCGTTCCAGACTTTGACCCCGCGTTGGGCCCGCGCCCCGTCGCGCGCACCCACTGTTATTACAAAGCTGAAGGTTAATTTGACGTTAGGTCAAGGCCTTGGACGATCGTCGCGACTTCGTCAGGATTTGTTCGCGCCGGAACCGTGGGTTTCGAAGGTGGCCAGCGAAATCGTCAACGCGATGATCG
Encoded proteins:
- a CDS encoding helix-turn-helix domain-containing protein yields the protein MAELGLRELTGRRRYRAWGIL